In Flavobacterium okayamense, a single window of DNA contains:
- a CDS encoding aldo/keto reductase produces MQYTFLPNTQLKVSTICLGTMTFGNQNTEDEAHQQLDYAIDRGINFIDTAEMYPIGGNAQIFGSTERHIGSWIKKTGNRDKIVLATKIAGPNRGMEYIRQPLDFSKKSITEAVELSLKNLQTDYIDLYQMHWPERVMNMFQKRGVQELDTQWEDNIVDVLQVFDGLIKDGKIKHIGVSNENPWGVMKFLMESEKHGLPRIATIQNPYSLLNRLYEVGLSEITMRENVGLLAYSPLGFGVLTGKHLNGFEKNSRLDLFRNFVRYTNDNCTKATKLYKDLAEANGLSITEMAIAFVNQQQFVTSTIIGATSMEQLKENIDAFSVQLSPEIIQEIEKIQELIPNPAP; encoded by the coding sequence ATGCAATACACGTTTTTACCCAATACCCAATTAAAAGTTAGTACGATTTGTTTAGGTACCATGACTTTTGGTAACCAAAACACCGAAGATGAAGCACACCAACAATTAGATTATGCTATAGACAGAGGCATTAATTTTATCGATACTGCTGAAATGTATCCAATAGGTGGAAATGCTCAAATTTTTGGAAGTACAGAGAGGCATATTGGAAGTTGGATAAAAAAAACAGGGAACCGTGATAAAATTGTTTTGGCTACTAAAATTGCGGGTCCAAATCGTGGGATGGAATATATTCGTCAGCCTTTAGATTTTTCTAAAAAGAGTATTACTGAAGCGGTAGAATTGAGTTTAAAAAACTTACAAACTGATTATATTGATTTGTACCAAATGCACTGGCCAGAACGGGTAATGAATATGTTTCAAAAACGTGGTGTGCAAGAATTAGATACACAATGGGAAGACAATATAGTTGACGTTTTACAAGTTTTTGATGGATTAATTAAAGATGGAAAAATTAAGCATATTGGAGTTTCTAACGAAAATCCTTGGGGCGTTATGAAGTTTTTAATGGAAAGCGAAAAACATGGTTTACCAAGAATTGCTACCATCCAAAATCCTTATTCATTATTAAATCGCTTATATGAAGTAGGTTTATCTGAAATTACAATGCGAGAAAATGTTGGTTTATTGGCTTATTCGCCACTTGGTTTTGGTGTTTTAACAGGTAAACATTTAAACGGATTTGAAAAAAACTCACGTTTAGATTTATTTCGAAACTTTGTTCGCTATACCAATGATAATTGTACAAAAGCAACCAAACTTTATAAAGATTTAGCCGAAGCGAATGGTTTATCGATTACAGAAATGGCCATTGCTTTTGTGAACCAACAACAATTTGTGACATCGACCATCATTGGAGCAACTTCAATGGAACAATTAAAAGAAAATATTGATGCATTTTCAGTTCAATTGTCACCTGAAATTATTCAGGAAATAGAAAAAATTCAAGAATTAATTCCAAATCCAGCACCGTAA
- a CDS encoding alpha/beta fold hydrolase — protein sequence MKFTHYKNAEIAYSDEGTGKVVVLLHGFLENSKMWQFLQPELVKQYRVVCIDLLGHGKSESIGYVHTMEEMADAVYEVLTHLQIEKATFIGHSMGGYVSLAFADLYPEHINGLVLLNSTSFADSDERKANRDRAIKAVKHNYKAAISMSIANLFSEENRDKLIDEINWAREEALKTPLQGIVAAQEGMKLRKDRERLLHNTSFSKLLILGQKDPVLNYEENVTQINDTNVQLETLADGHMSHLENKKELEVILLNFLQSI from the coding sequence ATGAAGTTTACGCATTACAAAAATGCTGAAATTGCATATTCAGATGAAGGAACAGGAAAAGTTGTGGTGCTTTTACACGGCTTTTTGGAAAACAGCAAGATGTGGCAATTTCTTCAACCTGAATTAGTAAAACAATATCGTGTAGTTTGCATTGATTTATTGGGACATGGAAAAAGTGAAAGCATAGGTTATGTTCATACTATGGAAGAAATGGCTGATGCTGTTTATGAAGTACTAACACATTTACAAATTGAAAAAGCTACTTTCATTGGTCATTCTATGGGCGGTTATGTTAGTTTAGCCTTTGCCGATTTATACCCTGAACATATAAATGGGCTTGTTTTACTTAATTCTACATCCTTTGCAGATAGTGATGAGCGTAAGGCAAATCGCGATAGAGCAATTAAAGCAGTCAAACATAATTACAAAGCTGCGATAAGCATGTCGATTGCAAATCTATTTAGTGAAGAAAACCGAGATAAACTTATTGATGAAATCAATTGGGCAAGAGAAGAAGCGCTAAAAACCCCATTACAAGGTATTGTAGCGGCACAAGAAGGAATGAAACTAAGAAAAGACAGAGAAAGGCTGCTTCATAATACTTCGTTCTCTAAATTGCTTATTTTAGGCCAAAAAGATCCTGTTTTAAATTACGAAGAAAATGTTACGCAAATAAATGACACTAATGTTCAACTAGAGACTTTAGCAGATGGACATATGAGTCATTTAGAAAACAAAAAAGAACTTGAAGTTATACTACTAAACTTTCTTCAATCTATTTAA
- a CDS encoding mechanosensitive ion channel family protein — MVNLKESFIEIFSKIENNLTSIVIGIIILVVGFFIANKVKVLIENRIKNKPEAALTKTLISQIVSISIKLISLVIFLRIIGFKDLTSNILAGAGILTFVIGFAFKDIGENFLAGIILAFKSPFKINDLIESNGITGYVVDLSVRETRIKTLDGKDVFIPNGQILKNPLFNFTIDGFLRYDFLIGLDYGSNISKAINVILETVKSVEGVIDGEKKPTVALDEFATSTINLKVLFWIDTFSSTSKTYHSGIRTEVMKQVLEKLVKEGFSLPSDIVEIKQYNG, encoded by the coding sequence ATGGTAAATTTAAAAGAAAGTTTTATCGAAATTTTTTCAAAAATTGAAAACAATCTTACATCAATTGTAATAGGGATAATTATACTAGTTGTGGGTTTTTTTATTGCTAATAAAGTGAAAGTTTTAATTGAAAATAGAATAAAAAATAAACCAGAAGCGGCATTAACAAAAACTTTAATTTCTCAAATCGTTAGTATCTCTATAAAGTTAATTTCTTTGGTGATTTTTCTTAGAATAATTGGGTTTAAAGACTTAACTTCAAACATACTTGCAGGTGCTGGTATTTTAACTTTTGTTATTGGATTTGCATTTAAAGATATTGGAGAAAATTTTTTAGCGGGGATTATCCTGGCCTTTAAAAGTCCGTTTAAAATTAATGATTTAATAGAGTCGAATGGTATAACAGGATATGTTGTAGATTTATCGGTTCGAGAAACTAGAATTAAAACACTTGACGGGAAAGATGTGTTTATACCCAATGGGCAAATTTTAAAAAACCCCTTGTTTAATTTTACTATTGATGGTTTTTTACGATACGATTTTTTAATTGGTTTAGATTATGGCAGTAATATATCTAAAGCAATTAATGTTATTTTAGAAACTGTAAAAAGTGTTGAGGGTGTTATTGATGGTGAAAAAAAGCCTACAGTTGCATTAGACGAATTTGCAACGAGTACAATAAACTTGAAAGTGCTATTTTGGATTGACACTTTTAGCTCTACTTCTAAAACCTACCATTCTGGAATTAGAACCGAAGTTATGAAACAAGTATTAGAAAAATTAGTAAAAGAAGGCTTTAGTTTACCGTCAGATATTGTTGAAATTAAACAATACAATGGTTAA
- a CDS encoding PD-(D/E)XK nuclease family protein, with protein MNKSSFLEQIAIELLKRNNNSLENTTVVLPNKRAKVFLLNEIRKVSNVSLFSPNIISIEELIQEISEIRSVDAIEILFEFYEVYLRLTDKEEAQSFDLFSSWAKTAIQDFNEIDRYLISPKNVFTYLTEIKALERWNVQPNKKTDLVDKHLKFWQLLPKYYEVLYLSLLDKKIGYQGLIYREAVKNLSLFSKENNKNKFYFVGFNALNDAEEKIILHLNEFNNADVFWDIDEYFLNNEYHDVGLFIRRYKKDWKTFYTKPFEWISQEFQKEKSIQIIGTPKSIGQAKIVGKTIENLLSNGEKLDNCAIVLGDENLLLPVLNSLPNEADSLNITMGYPTKNNPANLLVLNILKLHYNALKRSESNYIFYYKDVISVINHPLIEPYLKSENIIQKIRNNNFTFFNYNTLTKLKKAESYINEELFELLLKPWINYSTCDILQLLKLILSKIKYYLQPNEDVEKLNKTFIFSVYSLVNKIESYNSKYNRIDSIDSLLALYKQLQDISEVSFEGEPLSGLQIMGVLESRVLDFKNIIVTSVNEGKFPSGKSQQSFIPYDIKKELGLPTYKEKDAIYSYHFYHLLFRAENIFLLYNTDSEGIDAGEKSRFLQQLEIEKLSSHSIETLSYNAVLPQKSYDRMEIQKTESLLLRLKEIATEKGFSPSSLTSYIRNPMQFYFQRILRINEADDVEENIAVNTLGTIIHDSLEKLYEPYLGHVLTLEINKEMFQNINSVVLERFKETYKEGNITRGKNYIAFEVAKRNIFNFLKQEKASIENGETIKVLQTEASLECILQNEALSYPVKIAGKVDRIEERNGIIRIIDYKTGKVIGSNLKTSGFEGLTSEIKNDKVIQLLCYALMYQDKFGLPNEGIEAGIISFKNLKCGFLPFQIEGQGRIDNQILSNFTEELTKLINDILDESKNIVEIV; from the coding sequence ATGAATAAATCTTCATTTTTAGAGCAGATTGCTATTGAATTATTAAAACGAAACAATAATTCACTTGAGAATACAACAGTAGTTTTACCTAATAAAAGAGCTAAGGTCTTTTTGTTAAATGAAATTAGAAAAGTTTCTAATGTTTCCTTGTTTTCTCCAAATATTATAAGTATTGAAGAATTAATTCAAGAAATTTCTGAGATACGATCTGTTGATGCTATAGAAATCCTTTTTGAGTTCTATGAAGTTTATTTAAGATTAACTGATAAAGAAGAAGCTCAATCATTTGATCTTTTTTCCTCATGGGCTAAAACTGCAATTCAAGATTTTAATGAAATTGATAGATATCTAATTTCTCCAAAGAATGTTTTTACTTATTTAACTGAAATTAAAGCATTGGAACGATGGAATGTCCAACCAAATAAGAAAACAGATTTAGTTGATAAGCATTTGAAATTTTGGCAATTATTACCTAAGTACTATGAAGTATTATATTTATCATTACTAGATAAGAAGATTGGATACCAAGGGTTAATTTACAGAGAAGCTGTTAAGAACTTGAGTTTATTTTCAAAAGAAAATAACAAGAACAAATTCTACTTTGTCGGATTTAATGCCTTGAATGATGCTGAAGAGAAGATTATTTTGCATTTAAATGAATTTAATAATGCAGATGTTTTTTGGGATATTGATGAATACTTTTTAAATAATGAATATCATGATGTAGGTCTTTTTATAAGACGATATAAAAAAGATTGGAAAACATTTTACACTAAACCATTTGAATGGATTTCTCAAGAATTTCAAAAAGAAAAATCAATTCAAATTATTGGTACACCTAAATCAATAGGACAAGCGAAAATTGTAGGTAAAACCATTGAAAATTTATTGTCTAATGGAGAAAAACTAGATAATTGTGCTATTGTTTTAGGTGATGAAAATTTATTATTACCCGTTTTAAACTCATTACCTAATGAAGCGGATAGTTTAAATATTACAATGGGTTATCCTACTAAGAATAATCCAGCCAACCTATTAGTTTTAAACATCTTAAAGCTTCATTACAATGCTTTAAAAAGAAGCGAGTCAAATTATATCTTTTATTATAAAGATGTTATTTCAGTTATTAATCACCCATTAATTGAACCTTATCTTAAAAGTGAAAACATAATTCAAAAAATTAGAAATAATAATTTTACTTTTTTCAATTATAACACATTAACCAAACTCAAAAAAGCTGAAAGCTACATTAACGAAGAGTTGTTTGAATTACTATTAAAACCTTGGATAAATTATAGTACTTGTGATATTCTACAACTGTTAAAACTAATATTATCGAAGATCAAATATTATTTGCAACCAAATGAAGATGTTGAGAAACTAAATAAAACCTTTATTTTTTCTGTATATAGTCTAGTAAATAAAATTGAGAGTTATAATAGTAAATACAATCGAATTGATTCAATTGATTCATTGTTAGCTCTTTATAAACAACTTCAAGATATTTCAGAAGTTTCATTTGAAGGTGAACCACTCTCTGGACTTCAAATAATGGGTGTTTTAGAATCTAGGGTTTTAGATTTTAAGAACATTATTGTTACATCAGTTAATGAAGGTAAGTTTCCATCTGGTAAATCGCAACAATCTTTTATACCTTATGATATAAAGAAAGAATTGGGTTTGCCTACCTATAAAGAGAAAGACGCTATCTATAGTTACCATTTTTATCATCTATTATTTAGAGCAGAAAATATTTTCTTATTATACAATACGGATAGTGAAGGAATTGATGCTGGTGAGAAAAGTAGGTTTTTACAGCAATTAGAAATTGAAAAATTGTCAAGCCATAGCATTGAAACATTAAGTTATAATGCGGTTTTACCTCAGAAGTCATACGATAGAATGGAAATTCAAAAAACTGAGAGTTTACTTTTGCGTTTAAAAGAAATTGCTACAGAAAAAGGCTTTTCTCCTTCATCATTAACAAGTTATATTAGAAATCCCATGCAATTTTATTTTCAACGAATTTTAAGAATAAACGAAGCTGATGATGTTGAAGAAAATATTGCTGTAAATACTCTTGGAACAATTATACATGATTCTTTGGAAAAGCTATATGAACCTTATTTAGGACACGTATTGACTTTAGAAATCAACAAAGAGATGTTTCAAAATATTAATAGTGTTGTTTTAGAGAGATTCAAAGAAACATATAAAGAAGGTAATATTACAAGAGGGAAAAACTATATTGCTTTTGAAGTAGCAAAAAGAAATATTTTTAATTTTTTGAAACAGGAAAAGGCTTCAATTGAAAATGGTGAGACGATAAAAGTTTTGCAAACAGAAGCAAGTTTAGAATGTATTCTTCAAAACGAAGCGTTGTCTTATCCTGTTAAAATTGCTGGTAAAGTTGACCGAATAGAAGAAAGAAATGGAATTATCCGAATTATAGACTACAAAACCGGTAAAGTTATTGGAAGTAATTTAAAAACATCAGGTTTCGAAGGTTTAACAAGCGAAATCAAGAACGATAAAGTAATTCAACTGCTTTGTTACGCATTAATGTACCAAGATAAATTTGGATTACCTAATGAAGGCATTGAAGCGGGAATAATATCCTTTAAAAATCTTAAATGTGGATTTCTTCCTTTTCAAATTGAAGGACAAGGAAGAATTGATAATCAAATATTGAGTAACTTTACAGAAGAACTAACAAAATTAATTAATGATATTTTGGATGAATCTAAGAATATTGTTGAAATAGTTTAA